The genomic segment CATTCGTAACTTTACAGGTTTGTCTGAGTCAATGAGCCCCAAAGAGAATTTTAAATTTATCAATTCCTTTCTTAAATTGTTTGGTCCCATCATTAGAGACCATAACGGGTTTGTTGATAAATATTTAGGAGATGGAATTATGGCTCTTTTCCCTGGACCACCTGACGAATCGTTGGCGGCGGCCATTGCGATGAGACATGCACTTAGGGAATACAATGATGGAAGGGTTAGAGGTGGTTATCAAGCGGTTGAGTTTGGAATTGGGATTCATACCGGTCCCTTGATGCTTGGAACCATCGGTGAAAACAGGAGAATGGATTCAACTGTGATTAGTGATACTGTGAATGCAGCGAGTCGCCTAGAAGGATTAACCAAAAAATATTCTGTTGATGTACTTGTATCTGGGGCTACGATCGAAAATTTAGAACATCCTGAAGTATTCTACACGAAGTTCATAGCAGAGGAGACTGTGAAGGGAAAGTTAAAACCAATCGAAGTTTTTCTTCTAACACATGATTCAAAAAATTAACAAAAAGTAAATGACTCAAGTGGAATCTCTTAGGGAGAGTGATTTCAGGTATCATTCCTGAATATTGAAAGTAAAAACTCCCCTCCATCATCGGAAAACTGGAAACAGTTGTGCGAAACTTTCGGTGTATCGCAGTTTCGTGGACAACAAGAAGCTATCATTAAACATGTATTGAACTTAGGTAACTCGCTTGTGCTTATGCCCACGGGAATGGGGAAGTCCTTATGTTATCAACTCCCTGCATTGGGTATGCCTGGTATCTGTGTCGTAATATCACCTCTCATTGCTCTTATGAAAGATCAAGTAGCTGCCTTGCAAAAAAAAGGCCTGCCGGCTGAATTTATCAATTCCAGTTTAGGAAAAACGGAACGAATGGAACGGTATGCCAAACTAACTTCTGGCGATTATAAACTTTTATATGTTTCACCAGAAAGATTTCAAAAAAAAGAATTTTTGGATGCAGTCAGTAAACAAACCGTATCTCTTCTTGCAATCGATGAAGCCCATTGTATCAGCCAATGGGGACATGACTTTAGACCTGACTATACAAAAATAAGTTGGTTTCGTGAAGTATTAGGATTTCCAACTACTATCGCACTGACTGCTACTGCATCCAAACGAGTACAAGAAGATATTCTGATACAACTAGGAATTGATAAAGATAAAATTCGAATTTTTGATGATGGTTTGTTTCGTCCGAACTTAAAATTATCTGTAGTGGATTGTTTTGATACAGAATCGAAATACAATTCGATTTTAAAAGATTTAGAAAAATCGAAAGGTGCAACCATTATCTATTTTAGTTTGATTCAGGAATTAGAAAAGTTCAGTCACTGGATGGATACGAAACGAAAAAAACATTCGGTATATCATGGCAAATTATCGGCCGATAGGAGGAATAAAGTCCAATCACTGTTTCTCAAATCTGAAGATGGAATCCTCCTTGCAACAAATGCTTTTGGGATGGGCATTGATAAACCTAATATCCGTAATATCTACCATGCACAAATCCCAGGCAGTATAGAATCCTATTATCAGGAAATTGGTCGGGCAGGAAGAGATGGTGATCCTTCTTTTTGTAAACTCTATTACTGTCAAGATGACCTGACTGTTCAAATGGAGTTCATTGAATGGCAAAATCCAGATCTAAATTATTTAAAAAAACTTTTCACTCTACTATCACAAAAACAGAACGAACTATCTGGATTGGACTATGGAACTTTACAATCTTATATGACCTTTAAAAATAAAGGTGATCATAGAATCCAAACAGCTCTAACTTTACTTGCGAGTCGGGGGCTTATCTCTGGAGACCTCGAGCGAGGAACATTACAAATAGAAGGCTCATGGTCTGATTCTATATTTTCAGAATCAGAACTTTTGGATAAAAAAAAGGAAAACCAAAAGCGGTTATACCAAACAGTTTTGTATACAAAAACAGAAGAGTGTCGCCGGAAGTTCATTCACGAATACTTTGATTCGACGTTTCATGGTTGTGGGAACTGCGATTTATGCCTCAAAGCTCTTTGATCATTAGCGTATGTTTGGTGATTCGGATTACATTTAAAAGTATATTCTTTATTTCTTGTGTTAATTAACGATCTTTAAAAACTGGACTTAATTCCGGGAGGAATGGGGTGTAAATCCTCAGCTGACGGCGCAACCGTGATTTCCATACAACTATGGAATAAGTCGGATCTTCCCGTAAATGAATCGCCCGTAAACGATCATTTGCACCGAAAATTTTTTTCAGGGCCCCGGACAAATATGTCATTGGGTCGTTGAAAATGCAAACATCACAACTAAACAAATTCTGCGCTCCTAATGACAACAAAGGAGACAAAATTGAAAATTCAAACAACCTTACTACTTGTCTGCAGTTCCTTTCTTATGGTCTGGAATTGTGAAACAAAATCGTCTAACGTAGATTCTACGTTATTTTTACCACTTCTGCAAACGGATCATACAATTCCGAACACTGGATCTGGAAACCCAGAAGAAACAACCCCTGGTGCACCAAACTCGAACCCCGGTGTTTGGTTGGCAGATACTGTAAAATCAGCTCCAGGACATACTGGTTCGGGGATTGGAAACAGTAACAACGCGGTGAATGGAGTTCGAGGTGCTGGGCTAACTGGTGGTGGAACGGATGTGTTTTCATTGGCTTATACTTTAGCAAACGATCATATCATTTTAGAATGGTCGGGTCATAAAATTACTAATGGCCCTGGAATTGATTTTATTGTTTTTGAAAATGCATTTAAGGTTTCAAACCCAAGTACATATTTTATGGATATCGTCATTGTCGAAGTCAGTAACGATACAACCAACTGGTGTGGTTTTAATCCAAATTATAGTTTTTCACCAGAAACAACCTATTCTAAAAATCC from the Leptospira perdikensis genome contains:
- a CDS encoding RecQ family ATP-dependent DNA helicase, with the translated sequence MCETFGVSQFRGQQEAIIKHVLNLGNSLVLMPTGMGKSLCYQLPALGMPGICVVISPLIALMKDQVAALQKKGLPAEFINSSLGKTERMERYAKLTSGDYKLLYVSPERFQKKEFLDAVSKQTVSLLAIDEAHCISQWGHDFRPDYTKISWFREVLGFPTTIALTATASKRVQEDILIQLGIDKDKIRIFDDGLFRPNLKLSVVDCFDTESKYNSILKDLEKSKGATIIYFSLIQELEKFSHWMDTKRKKHSVYHGKLSADRRNKVQSLFLKSEDGILLATNAFGMGIDKPNIRNIYHAQIPGSIESYYQEIGRAGRDGDPSFCKLYYCQDDLTVQMEFIEWQNPDLNYLKKLFTLLSQKQNELSGLDYGTLQSYMTFKNKGDHRIQTALTLLASRGLISGDLERGTLQIEGSWSDSIFSESELLDKKKENQKRLYQTVLYTKTEECRRKFIHEYFDSTFHGCGNCDLCLKAL
- a CDS encoding LIC_13355 family lipoprotein; protein product: MKIQTTLLLVCSSFLMVWNCETKSSNVDSTLFLPLLQTDHTIPNTGSGNPEETTPGAPNSNPGVWLADTVKSAPGHTGSGIGNSNNAVNGVRGAGLTGGGTDVFSLAYTLANDHIILEWSGHKITNGPGIDFIVFENAFKVSNPSTYFMDIVIVEVSNDTTNWCGFNPNYSFSPETTYSKNPADWPRFAGRNSVLFHETTKNFGYDPSLVFDTANSGGDGFDLDELSEVSNSAGGTGCTSILRDELKSGFTYIRLSSASSVRWKNPDTNLAFVKEAISNGPDIDGVYARYRAIR